The following are from one region of the Mesotoga infera genome:
- a CDS encoding ABC transporter ATP-binding protein, with the protein MSVIVTSNLVKKYGSFEALNNVSLSIEKGDLYCLLGPNGAGKSTLIRILTGLMKPTSGDVHVAGMDLNSRAKEIRQKVGLVSERVILYDRLTPVENLLFFASMLHIGRKDALKRIHDLLEKVDMLCWKNKPVRVFSTGMKQRVNFIRALLHDPEILFMDEPTLGLDPHSTRTIRNMVRELNESGITIVLTTHVMGEAESIAKSVGIMHRGELISSGSLEAIRASMKSDRIIVTIKGSPVASLEGIGGYQSEIRLDGVVKISFQPGWTIEDILPAVLRMKLEVIDIEHKKPSLEDVFVKLTGESS; encoded by the coding sequence TTGTCTGTGATTGTAACATCAAATCTTGTGAAGAAGTACGGTTCCTTTGAAGCATTGAACAATGTGTCTCTTTCAATAGAGAAGGGCGATCTCTACTGCCTTCTCGGACCGAACGGAGCCGGAAAGTCCACCTTGATAAGGATTCTTACAGGTCTAATGAAGCCTACTTCGGGCGACGTACATGTTGCTGGAATGGATCTGAACAGTAGAGCAAAAGAGATCAGGCAGAAGGTGGGGCTTGTTTCAGAGCGGGTCATCCTGTATGACCGTCTTACTCCTGTTGAGAACCTGCTTTTCTTCGCTTCGATGCTCCATATTGGCAGAAAGGACGCGCTGAAGAGAATCCATGATCTCCTCGAAAAGGTGGATATGCTCTGTTGGAAGAACAAGCCGGTCAGAGTCTTCTCAACCGGGATGAAGCAGAGAGTGAACTTCATTAGGGCTTTGCTTCACGATCCGGAGATTCTGTTTATGGATGAACCTACGCTAGGACTCGATCCACATTCGACCAGAACTATCAGAAACATGGTGAGAGAGCTCAATGAATCAGGGATAACTATTGTTCTCACTACTCACGTAATGGGTGAGGCTGAGAGCATTGCAAAGTCAGTCGGCATAATGCACAGAGGAGAGTTGATCTCAAGCGGGAGCCTTGAAGCTATTCGGGCTTCTATGAAGAGCGATCGAATAATCGTTACGATCAAGGGTTCGCCAGTCGCCTCATTAGAAGGAATTGGGGGCTATCAAAGCGAAATCAGGCTTGATGGAGTTGTGAAGATTAGCTTCCAGCCGGGATGGACTATCGAGGATATCCTCCCCGCGGTTTTGCGGATGAAACTTGAAGTGATTGATATTGAGCACAAAAAACCTTCACTGGAGGATGTCTTTGTCAAGTTGACGGGCGAGAGTTCATAG
- a CDS encoding stage V sporulation protein S — MEVLKVATHSKPNAVAGALAGVLREKGVAEIQAIGAGAVNQAIKAIAIARGYVAPSGMNLVCVPSFSDVEIDGEVRTAIRFSVEPKK, encoded by the coding sequence ATGGAAGTACTGAAGGTAGCAACCCACTCAAAACCAAATGCAGTCGCTGGCGCACTTGCCGGAGTACTCAGAGAGAAGGGCGTTGCAGAGATTCAGGCTATTGGAGCGGGCGCGGTCAATCAGGCAATTAAGGCAATTGCAATCGCTAGAGGTTATGTAGCGCCCAGCGGCATGAATCTCGTATGTGTTCCAAGCTTTTCGGATGTAGAGATTGACGGGGAAGTGAGAACGGCAATACGATTTTCTGTAGAACCAAAGAAGTAA